Genomic window (Rhizobium sp. SL42):
GCTGATTTCCCGAGGCTCAGTTTGCATGCGGTTGATACGACGGCTTTGGGTGGTCATCATCTATGCCTTGTCGGAAGGATCATCGAACGGCGAGACGCCGTGAGAGCAGGGAAAACGGCCAGGCAATGAGGAAATAACAGAGCCCGACGGCGCAATAGATCTGAAGAGGCAGGAAGTATTCCGTTGCCATCGCCCGCCCGGTCAACACCAGTTCATCGACCGTGATCAACGAAGCGAGCGAGCTGTCTTTGAGCAGCGAAACGAAAGTGACGATCAGGGGCGACAAGACCACCCGCACAACCTGGGGCAGGATGATGAAGGTGAAACACTGGCGGGGCGTGAAACCGACGGCCAGTGCCGCCTCCCGCTGTCCCTTCGGGATCGCCAGCATGCCGGCGCGAAACACTTCCGCCACCTGCGCCGCGAAGCAAAGGGCAAGGCCCAGCATGGCAGCGGTAAAGGCATCGAAGGTTATGCCGACCCCGGGAAGCCCGAAGTAGAGAAGAAAGAGCACGGCAAGAAGCGGCACGCCACGCGCGACCGTCACGTAGAGGCTCGCGAAATGCCTCAGCGCTGGCACACGAGACCCTTGGCATAGCCAGAGGACAAGTCCGAAAACCAGAGCCAGGACGAAGGCCGAGATCGACAGGAGTGCCGTCTTCGTCATTGCGTCGAAAAGCAAGGGCAACCACTCGCCGCCATACTCGATATAAGGCTGGAAGAAGCCGGTCATTTCACTCTCCCGTAGCGATTTTCGAGCGCCCTCGTGACCTGCATCAGCGGCAGGCTCATGACGAGGTAAAGACCGGCGGCCGTGGCGTAGATCAGCGTTGTCTGGAAGGACGAGGTCACCATGGAGCGGGCATAGAACATGATTTCAGGTGCGGCGATGGCGGACACCACCGACGTATCCTTCAAGAGCTGAACCGCAAAATTGCCGAGCGATGGCAGGGCGATGCGCATTGCCTGCGGCGTGAGGATGGTGAAGATCGTCTGAAGCGGCGTAAAACCGGCAGCGAGTGCGGCTTCCGTCTGTCCGGCAGGAAGCGACTTGAAACCTGAGCGAAAGATGTCGCAGGTGACCGCTGCCCCGATCAGCCCGAGACCCAAGATTGCCGCGCCGATCGAAGAGAGGCGGAAGCCAAGCCCCGCCAGCCCGAAATACAGGATGAACAGATGCGACAGCGCCGGAACGTTGCGGAAGAACTCCACATAGGCATCGATCAGACCAGAGAGAATCCTCGAGCGAGAAAACTGCCGGGCGAGCGCCAGGATAAACCCGAGCGATAGACCGAATGTCAGCGCCGACAGTGTGACGACAATGGTGATGCCGGCACCACGCGCGAGGCCCTGCAGGATGGTGAGGAATGTGTCCAGACCGGTCATGACAAGCCCCTCAATGCCGGATCTGCTTGAGAAAGGCTTGTGTGCGCGGCTCCCGAGGCGAGCTGATCACATCGCGCGCCGCGCCCTCCTCGACAATCACGCCACCATCGAGGAACATCACCCGATCGGCGACGTCACGTGCAAATGCGATTTCGTGGGTAACGAGCAGCATTGTCCGCCCTTCGCTTGCCAGTTCCTCGATGACCTTCAGCACCTCGTGCACCAGTTCAGGGTCGAGAGCCGAGGTCGGCTCGTCAAAAAGCATCAGCTTGGGTTTCTGCGCCAGGGCACGGGCGATGGCGACGCGCTGCTGCTGTCCACCGGACAGCTCGAGCGGCGATGCACTGGCTCGATGCGACATGTGCGCCTTGGCGAGCATCTCCATGGCAAGTTCTCGGGCTTCAGCAGACGAAAGCCGTCGCACCTTGCGGGCCGCAATGGCGACGTTTTCCAGAACCGACAGATGCGGCCAGAGATGAAAGAGCTGGAACACCATGCCCATCTGCGCCCGCTGAGGTGCGAGTTGCCGGTCGCTCATGACGTGCTCACGCCCATCTCGCCCGATTGGTCGGACGCCGACGCGTTCACCGTCGAGCCTGATGTCGCCGGCAGACGGTTTTTCAAGAAAGTTCAGGCAACGCAGGCAGGTGGATTTGCCCGAGCCCGAAGGACCGATCAGCGCAATCTTTTCGCCCGCCTTTACATTGAAATCGATGCCTTTCAGGACGTCCACCGGGCCATAGCTCTTCCGCAGTCCTGTCACGCTCAACAGTACCGACATCACCGTTCTCCTCGTCTTTTTCAGCTGAGATTGGGGCCGCCTTTTTGCGGCCCCAATGGATGCCGGTCAGCCGCCTGCAGCGCAGGACGGCAGCTTGTAGTCGGCGGGGCGATCGACGCCGGCCCGGAAATTGTCTCCCGACGGGGTGAACCAGACGTCGGCAGACAGGCCGTAGCGGGCGCCGATCGCCTTCATTTCGCAGCTCTTCCACATCTCGGCGATGATGGCGTCCATCTTCTGGCGCAGGTCATCATTCTTCTTGTTGATGCCGTAGACGACCTGTCCGAGGCCGGTCAGAAGCGGAAAATCAGCGTTCTGGTCGGTAAAGGCGAGGAACTGCATGTTCCAATCCGGGTTCTGTTTGATGGCATAGGAGACAACCGGCGGATCGCCGATCACTGCCTCGATGCGACCTGCGATCAGGTCCCGCACCGCAGCGTCTGACGTGTCGTAGAGCGACAGTTCCAAGCCCTTGATCTTCTTCAATTCAGGCACGAAAGAGAATCCGGTGATGGTGCCGACTTTCTTGCCTTCGAGATCCGAGAGCTTGTCCCAGTTCGTCTTGGTCGACTGCATGATGCCGTTCTTGAAGTAATGGATCGGCTCGGACAACGTCATGATCTTCGTGCGCTTTTCCGTCCAGCCCATGGTACCGAGCATGACGTCGACGCGGCCGGCCTCAACCGAGGCGATCGTGCCCGACCACTCCATCAGCGCCGGCTGAATCTTGAGCCCCAGCTTGTCGGCGATCTTCTGCATGATTTCGCCGTCATAGCCGATCAACTTACCGTCCTGCCAGCCGGAGCCCGGCATGTCGCCGGTGAAGGCCACCGTCAACTTGCCGTCCTCTGCCAGTTCAAATGCCGTCGCCCTGGGCGTGAACGCGGGATAGCTCGCAGCTGCCAGCAGGGCGCACACCACCACCCTTCTCGAAAGAGAAAGTGTCATCGATTCGATCCTTTTTTCTATTGAGTTCCCCAAGCCACGGAGTTCTTCTCCCCGGCCGTCTCATCTGACGCCTGCAAATCTGGCAGTCATCGGCTTGCGTGAATTTTATAAATCGGACATTCTCTTTGAAAATTCGACGCGTGCGAGCTCGTCTTGCTGGAGAGCGGCATGAATTCCGATGATGTGCCGACGTTATCCGCACCGACCGAGACGGGGTATGTTGAATGGCTGGACGGGATCTGGTCGCGGCGTCTGCAGGCGTCACGGGAGCGCAGACCGGATCTTTCGGTCGGGATACTGCTGTGGCCAACCTTTCCGATGATGTCGCTTACCGGCATCGTCGAGCCTTTGCGCCATGCAGCCGACTTCGCCGACAACTCCCGCCCGCTCCACTGCCGCTGGTCGATCATGGGTGGACCGGGTCACGCGGTGGCGGCAAGCTGCGGCATTCGCGTGCACGCAGACTCGCCCTATATCAACCCGACGGATTTCGACTACATCGTCGCGATTGGCGGGCTTCTCCCCCACCTGCGGGCTGCATCCCGTCAGCATCGCGACTACTTGCAGGTTGCGGCCGCGGCAAACGTCCCGATCATTGGAGCCTGCACGGGCGTCTTCGTCCTTGCGCAGGAAGGATTGCTTGAGGGCAGGAAAGCCTCTGTCCATCCTTTTCATGCCGAAGATTTCCGCGTCGCCTTTCCACGCATCGCATTTTCGAGCCGCGACGACTTTCTGGTCGACAACGGCCGGATCACCGTACCGGGTGGCGTTTCGATCCTTTCACTGATGACCGAACTCATTCGTCAGCATTGCGGCCCGGACCGGGCAGCCAAGGCCGTGCACCAGCTTTCCCTGACCGAACACAAGACGATGAGCGCTTTCGACCATGGCCGCGCTTCGGTTTTCCGTCATGTTGGCGACACCCGCATACAACGAGCGTTGGTCCTGATTGAAAGCAGAAAGGGGCAAGACGTTTCCCCGGAAGAGGCTGCGCGCGTCGCGGGTCTCTCTCCACGCCAGTTCACCCGGCTTTTCCGGCAGCATATCGGTGTCACGCCAAAACGGTTCATTCTGGAAACCAGGCTGCGTTATGCGCGCTTCCTCGTCGAGAACGGCGCCATGTCCATGACCGAGATCGCATTCGAAACCGGCTTTTCCGATTCGGCTCACCTAGCGACTGCCTTCAAGCAGAAATATGGTCATCCACCGACCACATTCCGGTAAGCTGCGGGTTCAACACATGGGACCCTCTCCTCAATATCCCGGATCAAAAACCTAGCGAGCCGTTCAGGCTGTCACCCATGGAGATGCATGCCTTCTCCGGGAAGCCGGTTTTCATTGACCGCCTCTGTCATGACGGCATGGAGGCAGCTGGGCAGCGTCGCCTCCAGCTTCTGGAGCGGCGAATAAAGGCTCTCCTCCTAGGCACCGTTACCGGAACCTGCAAACCCATGAAGCGCCGGCCTGCCGCCTGACGCACATAAATCCTCCATTCCTGTATTACAGGTTTGACACAAATCGCTCTTTTGTGCATAACCTAACAGACAGGATGGAGATTTGTCTGGGGGACCATAAGCAATCATGAACATTTCCGAAGTTTTCGTCCGGCGATTTCTAACCACAACGCGTCGACACTCCGACAGCGCCGGTCACGCGCATCCCGGTCCGCCGCACAAGGTGGAGCAGGCCCTTTTGACCATCAGAACCGAGGATGGCCAAGAGGGACACTCCTTTACCGCGCCAGAGATCGTTCGGCCGCACGTGATCGAAAAATTCGCCAAGAAGGTCCTGATCGGTCAGGACCATCGCGACCGTGAACGGTTGTGGCAGGACCTCGCGCACTGGCAGCGCGGTTCTGCGGCGCAGTTGACGGACCGCACGCTGGCCGCGATCGATTGCGCCCTTTGGGATCTCGCGGGGCGGACGACCGGCCAGCCTGTATACAAGTTGATCGGGGCTTATCGCGACAAGGTGTTGGCGTACGGATCGATCATGTGCGGCGACGAACTCGAGGGCGGCCTGGCGACGCCCGAGGACTATGGACGTTTTGCTGAAACACTGGTCCGGCGCGGCTACAAGGGGATCAAGTTGCATACCTGGATGCCGCCGGTCAGCTGGGCTCCGGACGTGCGCATGGACCTCAAGGCTTGCGCGGCGGTGCGCGAGGCAGTCGGCCCTGACATCCGACTGATGATCGACGCTTTTCACTGGTATACGCGCAGCGATGCGCTCGCGCTCGGGCGCGGGCTCGAGAAGCTCGGTTTCGACTGGATCGAGGAACCGATGGACGAGCAGTCCATGAGTTCCTACCAGTGGCTAGCAGATAACCTCGACATCCCGGTCGTCGGGCCCGAAAGCGCTGCGGGCAAGCACTGGCACCGTGCGGAATGGGTGAAGGCGGGCGCTTGCGACATTCTGCGGACGGGAGTCAATGATGTTGGCGGCATCACGCCGGCACTCAAGACCATGCGTATGGCGGAGTGCTTTGGCATGGATTGCGAGGTCCACGGCAACACGGCGATGAACCTGCATGTGGTGGCCGCATCCAAGAATTGTCGCTGGTACGAGCGCGGTCTGCTGCACCCCTTCCTCGAATATGACGACGGGCATGACTACTTGAAGTCCCTCTCCGACCCGATGGATCAGGACGGCTACGTGCATGTGCCGGATCGCCCGGGGCTTGGAGAGGACATCGACTTTGACTTCATCGAAAACAACCGCGTCGGATGAAGG
Coding sequences:
- a CDS encoding amino acid ABC transporter permease, which gives rise to MTGLDTFLTILQGLARGAGITIVVTLSALTFGLSLGFILALARQFSRSRILSGLIDAYVEFFRNVPALSHLFILYFGLAGLGFRLSSIGAAILGLGLIGAAVTCDIFRSGFKSLPAGQTEAALAAGFTPLQTIFTILTPQAMRIALPSLGNFAVQLLKDTSVVSAIAAPEIMFYARSMVTSSFQTTLIYATAAGLYLVMSLPLMQVTRALENRYGRVK
- a CDS encoding amino acid ABC transporter permease; this translates as MTGFFQPYIEYGGEWLPLLFDAMTKTALLSISAFVLALVFGLVLWLCQGSRVPALRHFASLYVTVARGVPLLAVLFLLYFGLPGVGITFDAFTAAMLGLALCFAAQVAEVFRAGMLAIPKGQREAALAVGFTPRQCFTFIILPQVVRVVLSPLIVTFVSLLKDSSLASLITVDELVLTGRAMATEYFLPLQIYCAVGLCYFLIAWPFSLLSRRLAVR
- a CDS encoding amino acid ABC transporter ATP-binding protein, giving the protein MSVLLSVTGLRKSYGPVDVLKGIDFNVKAGEKIALIGPSGSGKSTCLRCLNFLEKPSAGDIRLDGERVGVRPIGRDGREHVMSDRQLAPQRAQMGMVFQLFHLWPHLSVLENVAIAARKVRRLSSAEARELAMEMLAKAHMSHRASASPLELSGGQQQRVAIARALAQKPKLMLFDEPTSALDPELVHEVLKVIEELASEGRTMLLVTHEIAFARDVADRVMFLDGGVIVEEGAARDVISSPREPRTQAFLKQIRH
- a CDS encoding GlxA family transcriptional regulator, which codes for MNSDDVPTLSAPTETGYVEWLDGIWSRRLQASRERRPDLSVGILLWPTFPMMSLTGIVEPLRHAADFADNSRPLHCRWSIMGGPGHAVAASCGIRVHADSPYINPTDFDYIVAIGGLLPHLRAASRQHRDYLQVAAAANVPIIGACTGVFVLAQEGLLEGRKASVHPFHAEDFRVAFPRIAFSSRDDFLVDNGRITVPGGVSILSLMTELIRQHCGPDRAAKAVHQLSLTEHKTMSAFDHGRASVFRHVGDTRIQRALVLIESRKGQDVSPEEAARVAGLSPRQFTRLFRQHIGVTPKRFILETRLRYARFLVENGAMSMTEIAFETGFSDSAHLATAFKQKYGHPPTTFR
- a CDS encoding mandelate racemase family protein — its product is MNISEVFVRRFLTTTRRHSDSAGHAHPGPPHKVEQALLTIRTEDGQEGHSFTAPEIVRPHVIEKFAKKVLIGQDHRDRERLWQDLAHWQRGSAAQLTDRTLAAIDCALWDLAGRTTGQPVYKLIGAYRDKVLAYGSIMCGDELEGGLATPEDYGRFAETLVRRGYKGIKLHTWMPPVSWAPDVRMDLKACAAVREAVGPDIRLMIDAFHWYTRSDALALGRGLEKLGFDWIEEPMDEQSMSSYQWLADNLDIPVVGPESAAGKHWHRAEWVKAGACDILRTGVNDVGGITPALKTMRMAECFGMDCEVHGNTAMNLHVVAASKNCRWYERGLLHPFLEYDDGHDYLKSLSDPMDQDGYVHVPDRPGLGEDIDFDFIENNRVG
- a CDS encoding ABC transporter substrate-binding protein — protein: MTLSLSRRVVVCALLAAASYPAFTPRATAFELAEDGKLTVAFTGDMPGSGWQDGKLIGYDGEIMQKIADKLGLKIQPALMEWSGTIASVEAGRVDVMLGTMGWTEKRTKIMTLSEPIHYFKNGIMQSTKTNWDKLSDLEGKKVGTITGFSFVPELKKIKGLELSLYDTSDAAVRDLIAGRIEAVIGDPPVVSYAIKQNPDWNMQFLAFTDQNADFPLLTGLGQVVYGINKKNDDLRQKMDAIIAEMWKSCEMKAIGARYGLSADVWFTPSGDNFRAGVDRPADYKLPSCAAGG